Proteins encoded within one genomic window of Longimicrobiaceae bacterium:
- a CDS encoding DUF1440 domain-containing protein, with protein MSRPGGIGGDLARGALAGAAAWWAMDHVLQRMYDREDRHARERETRARGGVPALEVMAEGGAALVGVPLSEHRRQSAGTVLQWSVGIGGGMLYGVLRPRFPSVRAGGGLAFGAAFSLTVDEGLIPLLGFAPGPAAFPWQTHARGFMGHLVFGAVAEAVLDGLDRRR; from the coding sequence GTGAGCCGGCCGGGCGGCATCGGCGGCGACCTGGCACGGGGCGCGCTCGCCGGCGCCGCGGCGTGGTGGGCGATGGACCACGTGCTGCAGCGGATGTACGACCGGGAGGACCGCCACGCGCGCGAGCGGGAGACGCGGGCCCGCGGAGGCGTCCCCGCGCTGGAAGTCATGGCGGAGGGGGGCGCGGCGCTGGTCGGCGTCCCCCTGTCCGAACACCGGCGGCAGAGCGCGGGGACGGTCCTGCAGTGGAGCGTGGGAATCGGGGGCGGCATGCTGTACGGCGTCCTCCGCCCGCGCTTCCCCTCGGTCCGCGCGGGCGGGGGGCTGGCGTTCGGTGCCGCCTTCTCGCTCACGGTGGACGAGGGACTCATCCCCCTGCTGGGCTTCGCCCCGGGACCGGCGGCGTTCCCCTGGCAGACCCACGCACGTGGGTTCATGGGACACCTGGTGTTCGGCGCCGTGGCCGAGGCGGTCCTGGACGGGCTGGACCGGAGGCGCTGA
- a CDS encoding DUF1440 domain-containing protein — MRTRNAGRNDDMVGDMVKGALAGAVGVWALDKVTWWMWDREDPRALQQEREARPGGLDPAHVMANRAAEAMGKELTPKQPHPAGIAVHYGLGIMPGAAYGVLRNRVRAVGAAGGMLYGLALFLAQDEGLNPILGTSGKPTEYPPQAHLRGLVGHLVLGAATHATLNALDRVM; from the coding sequence ATGCGTACCAGGAACGCCGGCAGGAACGACGACATGGTCGGAGACATGGTCAAGGGAGCGCTGGCGGGCGCGGTGGGCGTCTGGGCCCTGGACAAGGTGACCTGGTGGATGTGGGACCGCGAGGACCCGCGGGCGCTCCAGCAGGAGCGGGAGGCCCGGCCGGGGGGACTGGACCCCGCGCACGTCATGGCCAACCGGGCGGCGGAGGCCATGGGGAAGGAGCTCACCCCGAAGCAGCCGCACCCGGCCGGGATCGCCGTGCACTACGGGCTGGGGATCATGCCCGGGGCCGCCTACGGCGTGCTCCGCAACCGGGTCCGAGCGGTGGGCGCAGCCGGTGGGATGCTGTACGGGCTCGCCCTCTTCCTCGCGCAGGACGAGGGGCTGAACCCCATCCTCGGCACGTCCGGCAAGCCGACCGAGTACCCGCCGCAGGCCCACCTGCGCGGCCTGGTGGGGCACCTTGTCCTCGGCGCCGCCACCCACGCCACGCTGAACGCGCTGGACCGGGTGATGTGA
- a CDS encoding acetoacetate decarboxylase family protein, with product MADLPPMPWRLRVEGLVLITLHWVDVERVRALVPPELRIMRFLPGKTLGGLFLARYGPGSELEYDELIVSGATVWHAGRPAAWATHLFVDEARSVEGGRTLLGAPKHLAPFARDEGAGHRVRVGEGDRPVCRVLHRGRLRLWRQRVRLAALHRDVRDPSGRTVVAHGNELRGRWGVTRAEVEIPERSPLQGLGFGKPVLSLCGSGVEAVLGGAPFLPPRRLAVSPPGGA from the coding sequence GTGGCCGACCTTCCTCCCATGCCCTGGCGCCTGCGTGTGGAGGGGCTGGTGCTGATCACCCTGCACTGGGTGGACGTGGAGCGGGTCCGGGCGCTGGTGCCGCCCGAGCTCAGAATCATGCGCTTCCTGCCGGGGAAGACCCTGGGCGGGCTCTTCCTGGCCCGGTACGGCCCCGGCTCGGAGCTGGAGTACGACGAGCTGATCGTGAGCGGCGCGACGGTGTGGCACGCGGGGCGGCCCGCCGCCTGGGCGACGCACCTCTTCGTGGACGAGGCGCGCTCGGTGGAAGGGGGGCGGACGCTCCTGGGAGCGCCCAAGCACCTCGCCCCCTTCGCGCGCGACGAGGGCGCGGGGCACCGAGTCCGCGTGGGGGAGGGGGATCGCCCGGTCTGCCGTGTGCTCCACCGGGGACGGCTCCGGCTCTGGCGGCAGCGGGTGCGCCTGGCGGCGCTCCACCGCGACGTGCGGGACCCCTCCGGCCGAACCGTCGTGGCGCACGGCAACGAGCTGCGCGGCCGGTGGGGAGTGACGCGCGCGGAGGTGGAGATCCCGGAGCGGAGCCCGCTCCAGGGCCTCGGCTTCGGGAAGCCGGTCCTGAGCCTCTGCGGGAGCGGCGTGGAGGCGGTGCTGGGGGGCGCGCCCTTCCTCCCGCCCCGCCGTCTCGCCGTCAGCCCCCCCGGAGGCGCGTAG
- a CDS encoding SDR family oxidoreductase, with translation MPKPLSEQVVVVTGASSGIGRCTALHLAARGARVVLTARRAEALEEVVREIEGAGGEALAVPGEVTRQEDLQAVAAAAVRRFGRIDTWVNNAGVYIQGRVQDISLDEYRRVLDVNFVGVVNGTQRALELMLRQGSGVIVQVSSVAAKRGVPYTSAYTASKAAIASFTEAVRSEILGSGVSLSVLYPPTVDTPIYDQGRGKLGVVPKPAPPVADPLEAARAIAHLAETGDRHRYFGWAGPLAALNAAFPALGDWLLHHGEGFTYTGVPADADDNLDSPSERIPATVRAGWQAPGWKGLTVRETVRVLPLESALAAAALGFVAARVLGGATRLRGG, from the coding sequence ATGCCGAAGCCGCTGTCCGAACAGGTGGTCGTCGTCACCGGCGCGTCCAGCGGCATCGGCCGGTGCACGGCGCTGCACCTGGCGGCCCGGGGCGCCCGGGTGGTGCTGACCGCGCGCCGGGCCGAGGCGCTGGAAGAGGTGGTCCGCGAGATCGAAGGGGCAGGTGGAGAGGCGCTCGCCGTGCCCGGGGAGGTCACCCGCCAGGAGGACCTCCAGGCCGTGGCCGCCGCGGCCGTCCGTCGCTTCGGCCGGATCGACACCTGGGTGAACAATGCCGGGGTGTACATCCAGGGGCGGGTGCAGGACATCTCGCTCGACGAGTACCGGCGGGTCCTGGACGTCAACTTCGTCGGGGTGGTCAACGGCACCCAGCGCGCCCTGGAGCTGATGCTGCGCCAGGGCTCCGGCGTGATCGTGCAGGTCTCCTCCGTGGCGGCGAAGCGAGGGGTGCCCTACACCAGCGCGTACACCGCCTCCAAGGCTGCCATCGCCAGCTTCACGGAGGCGGTGCGCTCCGAGATCCTGGGGAGCGGCGTCTCGCTCTCCGTCCTCTACCCGCCCACGGTGGACACGCCCATCTACGACCAGGGCCGCGGCAAGCTGGGCGTGGTCCCCAAGCCCGCGCCTCCCGTGGCCGATCCGCTCGAGGCCGCGCGCGCCATCGCCCACCTGGCCGAGACCGGCGACCGGCATCGGTACTTCGGCTGGGCGGGGCCGCTCGCCGCCCTGAACGCGGCCTTCCCGGCGCTCGGGGACTGGCTCCTCCACCATGGGGAGGGGTTCACGTACACAGGGGTTCCCGCCGACGCGGACGACAACCTGGACTCGCCCTCCGAGCGGATCCCGGCCACGGTGCGCGCAGGGTGGCAGGCGCCGGGGTGGAAGGGGTTGACCGTGCGGGAGACGGTGCGCGTCCTCCCGCTGGAGTCCGCCCTCGCGGCGGCGGCGCTGGGCTTCGTGGCCGCGCGGGTGCTGGGCGGCGCTACGCGCCTCCGGGGGGGCTGA